Proteins co-encoded in one Papaver somniferum cultivar HN1 chromosome 5, ASM357369v1, whole genome shotgun sequence genomic window:
- the LOC113278741 gene encoding uncharacterized protein LOC113278741 yields MCKFFPAILKGEARKWFYNLSPGTVDSYETLVEAFLETYMHNNRHRPRVNRLFTLARRFREPLRSLTDRWRNLCTEIWEIPVEQIFGFENALGRSEPIWIAMFTENPQTLKEMRKMQEHFIALEEIQEESRDRGVQEASAAPESTSDDVQRRPEKRPSPPTRGNRKKEWVAKGKRPRHEGRTYTPLNAPLEEIFKEVEKRNDIIYLASRGIQFEETKDHPEYFHYHQYRGHYTNNCREVKDIVQHLIRDSYLRQFVRHPAQTTTASDAPVHQVRIDRSTQFVNTISYLATQAYNLNPGIMSRIHKRDHNGKEIFSVAKALPMEPWMMQPIFFSAQDVPMKGQAHSDPLVITLLIEEWGLRRILVDSGSSVKVIFYDTFKRMEFSDDILVRSTYRIYGFNGTVTIQNDEVTLRVSYGGGYLDTLTIFCVVDVSSPYEAIIGRPWIAGIKGVASAYHQRLRFPTYKGIAEVVGDSQASRQFMQVDNQINEERRARQRREKNKSKEAKAAEDLERVILQGGHD; encoded by the coding sequence atgtgTAAGTTCTTCCCAGCAATCCTGAAAGGCGAGGCAAGGAAATGGTTCTACAACCTCTCACCAGGAACAGTTGACAGCTAtgagactctagtcgaagccttcctTGAAACGTACATGCACAACAACAGACATCGGCCCAGGGTCAACAGGCTATTCACCTTGGCCCGACGGTTTAGAGAACCTCTCAGATCATTGACCGACCGATGGAGAAATTTGTGTACAGAAATTTGGGAAATACCAGTCGAGCAGATATTTGGGTTCGAAAACGCACTAGGGAGGTCGGAACCCATCTGGATAGCCATGTTCACTGAAAATCCACAAACATTGAAAGAAATGAGAAAAATGCAAGAACATTTCATCGCCCTAGAGGAAATTCAGGAAGAATCAAGGGATAGGGGAGTGCAAGAGGCTAGCGCGGCGCCCGAGTCGACATCAGACGATGTTCAAAGGCGTCCCGAGAAGAGACCGAGCCCACCTACGCGAGGAAATCGGAAGAAGGAATGGGTAGCTAAAGGAAAGAGGCCGAGGCACGAGGGGAGAACATACACCCCTTTGAATGCTCCgctagaagaaatcttcaaagaggtcGAAAAAAGGAATGACATCATATACCTAGCTTCAAGAGGGATACAGTTCGAGGAGACCAAGGATCACCCAGAGTATTTCCATTATCATCAATATCGAGGCCACTATACAAATAACTGTCGAGAAGTAAAAGACATCGTGCAACACCTTATTCGAGATAGTTACCTGAGACAATTCGTCCGACACCCAGCCCAGACGACCACAGCGTCCGATGCACCCGTCCACCAGGTCAGAATCGACAGATCCACGCAGTTTGTCAACACGATTTCATATTTGGCCACTCAAGCGTACAATCTGAATCCTGGGATCATGTCTAGAATCCACAAGAGGGATCATAATGGGAAGGAAATTTTCAGTGTAGCAAAAGCTTTGCCAATGGAACCCTGGATGATGCAACCCATCTTTTTCTCGGCTCAGGATGTCCCGATGAAAGGCCAAGCTCACAGTGATCCCTTGGTCATCACCCTGCTGATTGAGGAATGGGGGctaagaaggatactagtagACAGCGGGAGCTCAGTCAAAGTAATCTTCTACGATACGTTCAAGAGGATGGAGTTTTCAGATGATATACTCGTGCGATCGACATATCGTATCTACGGTTTTAATGGGACCGTAACCATCCAAAATGACGAAGTAACCCTGAGGGTATCGTACGGAGGTGGTTACCTAGACACGTTAACTATATTCTGTGTGGTCGATGTCTCCTCGCCCTATGAAGCTATCATCGGGAGACCGTGGATCgcgggaatcaaaggagtggcatcgGCTTATCATCAAAGGCTACGATTCCCAACGTACAAAGGAATAGCCGAGGTCGTAGGAGATTCACAGGCATCCCGACAGTTCATGCAGGTCGATAACCAAATAAATGAGGAGCGGCGAGCACGACAAAGGAGAGAGAAGAACAAGTCTAAAGAAGCCAAAGCCGCAGAGGACCTGGAAAGAGTTATTTTGCAGGGAGGTCATGACTAG
- the LOC113278742 gene encoding F-box protein At5g65850-like: protein MEARKSRTCCYIGGSTYCFGYDPATKKHKVMCMWNMSRKQDDGTILDGLVCEILTLGHNSWRKIEAAPPHHFCRIVCSVYVNGSVYWFPGIVECDNDDDVFMVAFDVGNEKFRTIQISKFRSGSKPSDPDPFLDRCHLLEVNGCVAILRRNTADTADLWVYEDSDKESTYKATTMNSTDKKWTKHTITLPVHWVEERDMYFHTTTGADQIILETHLMNSDGRSKAVSVYSYDLKKKFFEEIKISGIPLSIPLYFDSRLCISFSESLLSLSEA from the coding sequence ATGGAGGCTAGAAAAAGTCGTACTTGTTGCTATATCGGTGGTTCTACCTATTGTTTTGGATATGATCCTGCCACTAAGAAACACAAAGTCATGTGCATGTGGAATATGTCACGGAAACAGGATGATGGGACTATCCTTGATGGCCTAGTTTGTGAGATCTTGACTTTAGGCCACAATTCATGGAGAAAGATCGAAGCTGCCCCGCCTCATCATTTCTGTCGCATTGTATGTTCCGTATATGTGAACGGATCTGTTTATTGGTTTCCTGGTATAGTTGAGTGTGATAACGATGATGATGTATTTATGGTGGCATTTGATGTTGGAAATGAGAAATTTAGAACGATTCAAATTTCCAAGTTCAGATCTGGTAGTAAGCCTTCTGACCCAGATCCTTTCCTCGACCGTTGCCATTTATTAGAAGTGAACGGATGTGTTGCTATATTACGTAGAAATACTGCCGACACGGCTGACCTATGGGTATATGAAGACAGCGACAAAGAGAGTACTTATAAAGCTACAACCATGAACTCCACTGACAAGAAATGGACTAAGCATACCATCACCTTACCTGTTCATTGGGTAGAAGAGCGGGATATGTATTTTCATACTACTACTGGAGCAGATCAAATCATCCTGGAAACTCATTTAATGAATTCTGATGGGCGCTCAAAGGCCGTGTCAGTTTATTCATATGATTTGAAGAAAAAGTTTTTCGAGGAGATTAAGATTAGTGGTATTCCCTTGTCAATTCCTTTATATTTCGATTCTAGACTATGTATTTCGTTCAGCGAAAGTTTGTTGTCCTTATCAGAAGCCTAA